One window of the Vicinamibacterales bacterium genome contains the following:
- a CDS encoding heme exporter protein CcmB, with protein sequence MNAFFRVAWIVVKKDLTVEVRSLEILSTTIFFAVTVVLMFSFGLVVDGRPLNDVAAAILWVAIAFSGTLALGRTFERERQNDTLRALLMAPADRPALYVGKLAGILMLLALVEMVLVPLVGLLFAAPVFEHGLQLVTLLAGGTIGFAAVGTLFAAMLVRARSRDVLLPIMLYPMTVPVMIAGVRGTAALFQPTPDLAVAQFWMGLLGFFDVVFITLALWTFDPVMTD encoded by the coding sequence ATGAACGCCTTCTTCCGCGTCGCCTGGATCGTGGTGAAGAAGGACCTGACCGTGGAGGTCCGCAGCCTCGAGATCCTGTCGACGACGATCTTCTTTGCGGTCACGGTCGTGCTGATGTTCTCCTTCGGCCTCGTCGTGGACGGACGGCCGCTGAACGACGTGGCCGCGGCCATCCTGTGGGTGGCCATCGCGTTTTCCGGGACGCTGGCCCTGGGCCGCACCTTCGAGCGTGAACGGCAGAACGACACGCTGCGGGCGCTGTTGATGGCGCCGGCCGACCGTCCTGCCCTGTACGTGGGGAAGCTCGCCGGCATCCTGATGCTGCTCGCGCTCGTGGAAATGGTCCTGGTGCCGCTGGTCGGGTTGCTGTTCGCGGCGCCGGTCTTCGAGCACGGCCTCCAGCTGGTGACGTTGCTGGCGGGCGGGACGATTGGCTTTGCCGCGGTCGGCACCCTGTTCGCCGCCATGCTGGTGCGGGCCAGGAGCCGCGACGTGCTGCTGCCCATCATGTTGTATCCCATGACCGTTCCGGTCATGATTGCGGGAGTCCGGGGGACGGCGGCGCTGTTTCAGCCGACGCCCGACCTGGCGGTGGCGCAGTTCTGGATGGGCCTGCTCGGCTTTTTCGACGTGGTCTTCATCACGCTCGCGCTGTGGACGTTCGATCCGGTGATGACGGATTAG
- a CDS encoding carboxypeptidase-like regulatory domain-containing protein, whose protein sequence is MATPAFAQVAMPDASAMSGQPLPAPELPDATVTVRVVRERMGNNLAGVVVTLTVAGAPRTATTDAQGRAQFEGLAAGAPVQATATVDGEVLTSQAFAVPVKGGVRVALVAGIQQAAAAEKAAAAAAASEPARPGVVEFGPDSRLIFEFQNDTLTVFYLLEVVNNARTPIDIGGPILMELPTGASGASMMEGSSPSASVRGDILTITGPFAPGKTMAQVGFSLPQVDAAAAISQKFPVALAQVFVAAEKVGAMQMSSPQLTDARDMTSDGQAFIMGTGNRLNAGDTLVVNLSGMPAHSDLLRNIALGAAVLIFAVGTWLSISPKAARASEEAKLTSQRDRLMADVVALERKRRQKPLPPNDEARLQRLTVDLERVLAMLDRGPRSGDEGAAA, encoded by the coding sequence ATGGCCACGCCGGCCTTCGCGCAGGTGGCCATGCCGGACGCCAGCGCCATGTCGGGCCAGCCGCTGCCGGCGCCGGAACTGCCCGACGCCACGGTGACGGTGCGCGTGGTGCGCGAGCGCATGGGGAACAACCTCGCGGGCGTCGTGGTGACGCTGACGGTCGCCGGCGCGCCGCGCACGGCGACCACGGATGCGCAGGGCCGCGCCCAGTTCGAAGGCCTGGCCGCCGGCGCGCCCGTGCAGGCCACGGCCACGGTAGACGGGGAAGTGCTGACGTCGCAGGCGTTCGCGGTGCCGGTCAAGGGCGGTGTTCGCGTGGCGCTGGTGGCGGGGATCCAGCAAGCGGCCGCAGCGGAGAAGGCGGCCGCGGCTGCCGCGGCCAGCGAACCGGCCCGCCCCGGCGTGGTCGAGTTCGGTCCCGATTCGCGTCTCATTTTCGAGTTCCAGAACGACACCCTGACCGTGTTCTACCTGCTGGAAGTCGTGAACAACGCCCGCACGCCCATCGACATCGGCGGGCCGATCCTGATGGAGCTGCCCACTGGCGCGTCGGGCGCCTCCATGATGGAGGGGTCATCGCCCTCCGCCAGCGTGCGCGGTGACATCCTGACCATCACTGGTCCGTTTGCACCGGGCAAGACCATGGCGCAGGTCGGCTTTTCACTGCCGCAGGTCGACGCCGCCGCCGCGATCAGCCAGAAATTTCCGGTCGCGCTCGCGCAGGTGTTCGTGGCCGCCGAGAAGGTGGGCGCCATGCAGATGTCGTCGCCGCAGCTGACCGATGCGCGCGACATGACGTCCGACGGCCAGGCGTTCATCATGGGCACCGGCAACCGCTTGAACGCGGGCGACACCCTGGTCGTGAACCTGTCGGGGATGCCGGCCCACAGCGACCTGCTGCGCAACATCGCCCTCGGCGCGGCGGTGCTGATCTTCGCGGTGGGCACCTGGCTGTCGATCTCGCCGAAGGCCGCGCGTGCCTCCGAAGAGGCCAAGCTGACGTCGCAGCGCGACCGGTTGATGGCCGACGTGGTGGCCCTCGAGCGCAAGCGCCGGCAGAAGCCGCTGCCGCCGAATGATGAAGCGAGGCTGCAGCGCCTCACCGTGGACCTCGAGCGCGTGTTGGCGATGCTCGACCGCGGACCGCGGTCGGGAGACGAAGGCGCGGCGGCTTGA
- a CDS encoding DciA family protein has protein sequence MIQANKVMTTVVAEVLRKAPLSDEKVTLAWRLAVGPAIAKATTVRLVSDGTLHVKSDTPAWLDAVRKSNSLIHLRMGDLLGENVVKRLEFR, from the coding sequence GTGATTCAGGCGAACAAAGTGATGACCACCGTGGTGGCGGAAGTCCTCCGCAAGGCGCCGCTCAGCGACGAGAAGGTCACCCTCGCCTGGCGCCTCGCCGTCGGCCCGGCCATCGCCAAGGCCACGACCGTCCGCCTGGTTTCGGACGGCACCCTCCACGTGAAGTCCGACACCCCCGCCTGGCTCGACGCCGTCCGCAAGTCCAACTCGCTGATTCACCTGCGCATGGGCGACCTGCTCGGCGAGAACGTCGTCAAGCGGCTGGAGTTTAGATAA
- a CDS encoding cytochrome c maturation protein CcmE, which yields MKHKAVKIGLTSLVLAMTFGGLLYTTMAEGTEYYKHVDEVMTQPGEWYGKKLQLHGFVVPDSIMKRKNSLDYQFKVQSNGHIVSATYTGVVPDTFKSDSEVVLKGVLTPEGFTTQPNGVMAKCPSKYEAKPGGATAPSGRY from the coding sequence ATGAAGCACAAAGCGGTCAAAATCGGCCTGACGAGCCTGGTTCTCGCGATGACCTTCGGCGGTCTGCTGTACACGACGATGGCCGAAGGCACGGAGTACTACAAGCACGTTGACGAAGTCATGACGCAGCCGGGGGAGTGGTACGGCAAGAAGCTGCAACTGCATGGCTTCGTCGTGCCCGACTCGATCATGAAACGCAAGAACAGCCTGGACTATCAATTCAAGGTCCAGAGCAACGGGCACATCGTCAGCGCCACCTACACCGGCGTCGTGCCCGACACGTTCAAGAGCGATTCCGAAGTCGTGCTGAAGGGCGTCCTGACCCCCGAGGGCTTCACGACACAGCCCAACGGCGTGATGGCGAAGTGCCCGTCGAAGTACGAAGCCAAGCCCGGCGGCGCGACCGCGCCGTCCGGAAGATACTAA
- a CDS encoding Maf family protein: MVREPSSQIVLASRSPRRAELLAAAGISFEVLAADIDESVQPGEAPAAYVERLAIEKARAVLALRPGATVLGADTTVVADGLILGKPADELEAAGMLRRLRGRMHDVYTGVAVVSADGVRSAVEHTRVWFAPMTDEDISWYVASGEPVDRAGAYAIQGLASRFIPRIEGSYTNVVGLPVALVSSILIAERPIRLSPEL; this comes from the coding sequence GTGGTACGAGAACCTTCCAGTCAAATAGTCCTTGCGAGCCGCTCACCGCGGCGTGCAGAGCTCCTTGCGGCGGCCGGCATCTCGTTCGAGGTGCTGGCGGCCGACATCGACGAATCCGTGCAGCCCGGGGAAGCTCCCGCCGCGTATGTCGAGCGCCTCGCCATCGAAAAGGCCAGGGCCGTGCTGGCCTTGCGTCCTGGCGCGACCGTGCTCGGCGCCGACACCACCGTGGTGGCAGACGGGCTGATCCTCGGCAAGCCTGCGGATGAGCTGGAGGCAGCCGGCATGCTGCGCCGCCTGCGCGGACGCATGCATGACGTCTATACCGGCGTCGCCGTGGTCAGCGCCGACGGGGTGCGATCGGCGGTCGAGCACACCAGGGTATGGTTCGCGCCGATGACGGATGAAGACATTTCCTGGTATGTCGCCAGTGGCGAGCCCGTGGACCGCGCCGGCGCCTACGCCATCCAGGGACTGGCCTCCCGTTTCATCCCCAGAATCGAAGGCTCCTATACCAACGTGGTGGGGTTGCCGGTGGCGCTGGTCTCTAGTATCCTGATCGCGGAGCGGCCAATCCGGCTAAGTCCTGAATTATGA
- a CDS encoding CcmD family protein, with the protein MRLQTVVLCAWLLAVPATMTASAMQQPPSGDFVPVDETIPGEQIPALPLIATAYGFIWVVMLGYVWSIGRRLQKVETELAELESRGK; encoded by the coding sequence ATGCGACTTCAGACCGTAGTGTTGTGCGCGTGGCTGCTGGCGGTACCCGCGACGATGACGGCGTCGGCCATGCAGCAACCGCCGTCCGGCGATTTCGTGCCGGTGGACGAGACGATTCCGGGCGAACAGATCCCCGCGCTGCCGCTGATCGCGACCGCCTACGGGTTCATCTGGGTGGTGATGCTCGGGTATGTGTGGTCGATTGGCCGGCGGCTGCAGAAGGTCGAGACCGAGCTCGCCGAACTGGAATCGCGGGGGAAGTAG
- the ccmA gene encoding heme ABC exporter ATP-binding protein CcmA, protein MNLDFRRLAVVDLARHYGRRKALSQVNFTCEAGEIIGLLGPNGAGKSTLLNILATLLSPSRGRVEYGERTAAQTGADIRACIGMLGHDLFLYPELTARENLVFFGQLYGLSSVAERVTSALSRAGLGERADDFVSGFSRGMRQRVALERALLHEPRLILLDEPFTGLDQASNRALVDRLRERQQAGCVIVLATHDLDIVDGVLSRAVFLRNGRQVGEPGPGHALRERYQHAMAES, encoded by the coding sequence TTGAATTTGGACTTTCGCCGGCTGGCCGTCGTTGACCTCGCGCGTCACTACGGCCGTCGCAAGGCCCTTTCGCAGGTGAACTTCACCTGCGAGGCGGGCGAGATCATCGGGCTGCTCGGGCCCAACGGTGCGGGCAAGTCCACCCTCCTGAACATCCTGGCGACGCTGCTCAGCCCTTCGCGCGGGCGCGTCGAGTACGGCGAGCGCACCGCCGCGCAGACCGGCGCCGACATCCGCGCCTGCATCGGGATGCTCGGGCACGACCTGTTTCTCTATCCCGAGCTCACCGCGCGCGAGAACCTCGTGTTCTTCGGTCAGCTCTACGGCCTGTCGAGCGTCGCCGAACGGGTGACGTCGGCGCTCAGCCGGGCCGGCCTCGGCGAGCGCGCCGATGACTTCGTGTCCGGCTTCTCCCGCGGGATGCGCCAGCGCGTGGCGCTCGAGCGGGCTTTGCTCCACGAGCCACGCCTGATCCTGCTCGACGAGCCCTTCACGGGGCTCGACCAGGCGTCCAACCGGGCCCTGGTTGACCGCCTGCGCGAACGCCAGCAAGCCGGCTGCGTGATCGTGCTCGCCACCCACGACCTCGACATCGTCGATGGCGTGCTGTCGCGCGCGGTGTTCCTGCGCAATGGCCGGCAGGTCGGGGAGCCGGGCCCGGGTCACGCGCTGCGCGAGCGCTACCAGCACGCCATGGCGGAATCATGA
- the ccsA gene encoding cytochrome c biogenesis protein CcsA translates to MTRSTVVMLALAAGMFALAPWMINAAPNEATMGLVYKIYFFHMPSAWMFMVAAITAGIASARFLFLKRPSADGWALAAGELAVLFGAFTLVTGPLWARKAWGVWWVWDARLTSSLMLFMIFVAYLLLRKYGGPGSDKLGAGMALFGMANVPFIYISVNYWRTFHPLTSVVPTLPVEMGIPLWYCVTAFTLLFVVLLRMRTRLEHQRARVEALYLLEDES, encoded by the coding sequence ATGACCCGATCAACAGTCGTAATGCTGGCCCTGGCGGCGGGGATGTTCGCCCTGGCGCCGTGGATGATCAACGCGGCGCCGAACGAGGCGACGATGGGCCTCGTCTACAAGATCTACTTCTTCCACATGCCGTCGGCCTGGATGTTCATGGTGGCGGCCATCACGGCTGGCATCGCGAGCGCGCGGTTCCTGTTCCTGAAGCGGCCGTCGGCCGACGGCTGGGCGCTGGCCGCCGGCGAGCTGGCGGTGCTGTTCGGGGCCTTCACGCTGGTCACCGGCCCGCTGTGGGCGCGCAAGGCGTGGGGCGTGTGGTGGGTGTGGGACGCGCGGCTCACCTCGAGCCTGATGCTGTTCATGATCTTCGTCGCCTACCTGTTGCTGCGGAAGTACGGCGGCCCGGGTTCCGACAAGCTCGGCGCCGGCATGGCGTTGTTCGGCATGGCCAACGTGCCGTTCATCTACATCTCCGTGAACTACTGGCGCACGTTCCACCCGCTGACCTCGGTGGTGCCGACGCTGCCGGTCGAAATGGGCATTCCGTTGTGGTACTGCGTGACCGCGTTCACGCTGCTCTTCGTGGTGCTGTTGCGGATGCGGACGCGGCTGGAGCACCAGCGCGCGCGCGTCGAAGCGTTGTACCTTCTCGAGGACGAATCGTGA
- a CDS encoding acetyl-CoA C-acetyltransferase: protein MRSAFIVSAVRVPTGKFLGTLKDFTAPELGAMVVREAVVRAGIDPAIVDECIMGNVVSGGVGQAPARQAALRGGLADHVAALTINKVCGSGLKAVMLAQQGIQTGDIDIAVAGGMESMSNAPYIIPKVREGLRMGNGQVVDLMIHDGLWCPFENWHMGNAGETVADAFKVTRDQQDEYSANSHKKAAAAQAAGKFAAEILTVAIAQKKGDPLMFAADESVRADTTAEVLRKLKPAFRKDGSVTAGNAPPVNDGAAALVVMAEDKVAALGAKPLARIVAQATSGLAPKMLLMTPVEATRKVVKKAGWSLNDIDLMELNEAFAVQAVAVMQELGIDPAKVNVNGGAVALGHPIGASGARILTTLIYALKDRGLKRGVATLCLGGGNGVALAIEVL, encoded by the coding sequence ATGCGAAGCGCATTCATCGTCAGTGCAGTCCGTGTCCCCACCGGCAAATTTCTCGGCACGCTGAAGGACTTCACCGCGCCTGAACTGGGCGCGATGGTCGTTCGCGAGGCGGTCGTCCGCGCGGGGATTGATCCCGCGATCGTCGACGAGTGCATCATGGGCAACGTCGTGTCGGGCGGCGTCGGACAGGCGCCGGCACGGCAGGCGGCGCTCAGGGGCGGGCTGGCCGATCACGTGGCCGCGCTCACCATCAACAAAGTCTGCGGCTCCGGCCTCAAGGCCGTGATGCTCGCGCAGCAAGGCATCCAGACCGGCGACATCGACATTGCGGTGGCTGGCGGCATGGAGTCGATGAGCAATGCCCCCTACATCATCCCCAAGGTGCGCGAGGGCCTGCGCATGGGCAACGGGCAGGTGGTGGACTTGATGATTCACGACGGCCTGTGGTGCCCGTTCGAGAACTGGCACATGGGGAACGCCGGTGAAACGGTCGCTGATGCGTTCAAGGTGACCCGCGACCAGCAGGACGAGTACTCGGCCAACAGCCACAAGAAAGCCGCGGCCGCGCAGGCCGCCGGCAAGTTCGCCGCCGAGATCCTGACGGTCGCCATCGCCCAGAAAAAGGGGGATCCGTTAATGTTCGCGGCCGACGAGTCCGTGCGCGCCGACACCACGGCCGAGGTCCTGCGCAAGCTGAAGCCGGCGTTCAGGAAGGACGGCTCGGTGACCGCGGGCAACGCGCCGCCGGTGAACGACGGCGCCGCCGCCCTCGTGGTGATGGCCGAAGACAAGGTCGCCGCACTCGGTGCGAAACCCCTGGCCCGCATCGTCGCGCAGGCCACCAGCGGTCTCGCGCCAAAGATGCTGCTGATGACGCCCGTGGAAGCCACGCGCAAGGTTGTGAAGAAGGCCGGCTGGTCGCTCAACGACATCGACCTGATGGAGTTGAACGAAGCGTTCGCGGTCCAGGCCGTCGCGGTGATGCAGGAACTGGGCATCGACCCGGCGAAGGTCAACGTGAACGGCGGCGCCGTGGCCCTCGGCCACCCCATTGGCGCCTCCGGCGCCCGCATCCTGACGACGCTGATCTATGCGCTGAAGGATCGCGGCCTGAAGCGCGGCGTCGCTACGCTGTGCCTGGGCGGCGGGAACGGCGTCGCCCTCGCCATCGAAGTGCTGTAA
- a CDS encoding zinc ribbon domain-containing protein produces MARHDSRHDRPRGESSHTGAGALQDLSSDARGTKEDAFLQPWQFFLLGGMLAATATVIVATGQSPANIITLSLTVVSVSFVGLGAYRMLSPLVSPDVDAPVMIGGRTRLALDREKTLVLRSIKELEFDYAMGKMSQADFDEMGGRLRLRALGLMRQLDAGGGYREQIAREVAERLADAHEAPAAPVAPEAPVAPVCHCGTANDPDARFCKSCGDKL; encoded by the coding sequence ATGGCGCGTCACGACTCCAGGCACGACCGCCCTCGCGGCGAGTCGTCACACACGGGCGCCGGTGCCCTGCAGGACCTGTCCTCCGACGCGCGTGGCACGAAGGAGGATGCGTTTCTGCAGCCCTGGCAGTTCTTCCTCCTCGGCGGCATGCTGGCGGCCACCGCCACCGTGATCGTCGCCACCGGCCAGTCGCCGGCCAACATCATCACCCTCAGCCTGACCGTGGTGTCGGTCAGCTTCGTCGGCCTTGGCGCCTACCGCATGCTGTCGCCGCTGGTGTCGCCGGACGTGGACGCGCCGGTCATGATCGGCGGGCGCACCCGCCTCGCGCTCGATCGTGAGAAGACGCTGGTGCTGCGGTCGATCAAGGAACTCGAGTTCGACTACGCGATGGGCAAGATGTCGCAGGCCGACTTCGACGAAATGGGCGGCCGCCTCCGCCTGCGCGCGCTGGGACTGATGCGCCAGTTGGACGCCGGCGGCGGGTACCGCGAGCAGATCGCCCGGGAAGTGGCGGAGCGGCTGGCGGACGCACACGAAGCACCCGCTGCACCTGTCGCACCCGAGGCACCTGTGGCCCCTGTTTGCCACTGCGGCACGGCCAACGACCCCGACGCGCGCTTCTGCAAATCCTGCGGAGACAAACTGTGA
- a CDS encoding cytochrome c-type biogenesis CcmF C-terminal domain-containing protein translates to MASLGAFLLLLTFVTAAYAVAASVAGARRRNTRLIESGIGAFYTVAALMTVASGVIIYAFVAGDYSIRYVQRYSDSVQPIFYKITSYWGGLDGSVMFWVFLLSLFGSVAVKVNRVSHRELIPYVVAVIGAVEMFFLFLMIIHNNPFSTYLTESPTDGRGLNPLLQNFYMAIHPPTMYLGFVGLTIPFAFGMAALITGHLDDSWLRAVRRWTMFSWFFLSLGLTLGMIWAYEELGWGGYWGWDPVENAGMLPWFTATAFLHSVMVQERRGMLRVWNVSLVIITFLLTIVGTFLTRSGVVQSIHAFGEDPQLARYFAAFMIFTIVFSFGWVIYRLPLLKARHELDSWMSKEAAFLANNWVLLFAAMFVLFATLFPTITEAINGERLTVGPPFFNRWMVPIGLILLVLTGTGPLLAWRKSTIMNLKDQFMWPTLTGLVVGGTVAALGVRVWGSGLCFALSGYVLATLTQEVIRGANVRRGMTGTDLLTAMIGLVSRNKRRYGGYIVHVGIVLIFIGFAGEGFSRDQQLLLKPGEEATVGDYTLHLDAIRVTDDGQKQMVTGHITVKDKNGAVLEQMKPAKWYFRKHEEEPTSEVAIRRTFAEDLYVVMPAFEIEEQTASVEVHINPLVNWVWFGFGILAIGTGIALLPETAMSFAVARLPSDVVTASVLLLCLLLPTGVAFAQHVETGQDPRLEKITTPEAREIAHKLACWCGGCSKLPVGQCSCGHCAVERAKIDVMLKEGKNESQILKFYVDTFGGNQILSEPPNSGSGRVVWMMPIVVGLGGFMTAAYLAMRWSSRRTSLAGMPAGIEDPEMASRLNDELRNLD, encoded by the coding sequence ATGGCCTCACTCGGCGCCTTTCTACTCCTGCTGACCTTCGTGACCGCGGCCTACGCGGTCGCCGCATCCGTCGCCGGCGCGCGCCGGCGCAACACCCGCCTGATTGAAAGCGGCATCGGCGCGTTCTACACCGTGGCGGCACTGATGACGGTGGCGTCGGGCGTGATCATCTACGCCTTTGTCGCCGGCGACTATTCCATCCGCTACGTCCAGCGTTACTCCGACAGCGTGCAGCCGATCTTCTACAAGATCACCTCGTACTGGGGCGGCCTCGACGGCTCGGTGATGTTCTGGGTGTTCCTGCTGTCGCTGTTCGGTTCGGTGGCCGTCAAGGTGAACCGCGTCAGCCATCGCGAGCTCATCCCCTACGTGGTGGCGGTGATTGGAGCAGTGGAGATGTTCTTCCTGTTCCTGATGATCATCCACAACAACCCGTTCTCGACCTACCTGACCGAGTCGCCGACCGACGGGCGCGGGCTGAACCCGCTGCTGCAGAACTTCTACATGGCGATCCACCCGCCGACCATGTACCTCGGGTTCGTCGGCTTGACCATTCCGTTCGCGTTCGGCATGGCCGCGCTGATCACCGGGCACCTGGATGATTCGTGGCTGCGCGCCGTGCGCCGGTGGACGATGTTCTCCTGGTTCTTCCTGTCGCTGGGACTCACGCTCGGCATGATCTGGGCGTACGAGGAACTCGGCTGGGGCGGCTACTGGGGCTGGGATCCGGTGGAAAACGCCGGCATGCTCCCGTGGTTCACGGCCACCGCGTTCCTTCACTCGGTGATGGTGCAGGAACGGCGCGGCATGCTGCGCGTGTGGAACGTGTCGCTGGTGATCATCACGTTCCTGCTGACCATTGTCGGGACCTTCCTGACGCGGTCGGGCGTCGTGCAGTCCATCCACGCCTTCGGCGAAGACCCGCAGCTCGCCCGCTATTTCGCGGCCTTCATGATCTTCACCATCGTCTTCAGCTTTGGCTGGGTAATCTACCGGCTGCCGCTGCTGAAGGCCCGCCACGAGCTCGACTCGTGGATGTCGAAAGAAGCGGCGTTCCTCGCCAATAACTGGGTCCTGTTGTTTGCGGCCATGTTCGTCCTGTTCGCCACCCTCTTCCCGACGATCACCGAGGCGATCAACGGCGAGCGCCTCACCGTGGGCCCGCCGTTCTTCAACCGCTGGATGGTGCCGATCGGCCTGATCCTGCTGGTGTTGACCGGCACCGGCCCGCTGCTGGCCTGGCGCAAGTCCACCATCATGAACCTGAAGGATCAGTTCATGTGGCCGACGCTGACCGGGCTCGTGGTCGGCGGCACGGTGGCGGCCCTGGGCGTGCGGGTGTGGGGCTCGGGCCTGTGCTTCGCGCTCAGTGGCTACGTGCTGGCCACGCTCACGCAGGAAGTCATCCGCGGCGCCAACGTCCGGCGCGGCATGACCGGCACCGACCTGCTGACGGCGATGATCGGCCTGGTGTCGCGCAACAAGCGCCGCTACGGCGGCTACATCGTGCACGTCGGCATCGTGCTGATCTTCATCGGCTTCGCCGGCGAGGGCTTCAGCCGCGATCAGCAGCTGCTGCTGAAGCCGGGTGAAGAGGCCACGGTCGGCGACTACACGCTGCACCTCGACGCCATCCGCGTCACCGACGACGGGCAGAAGCAGATGGTGACCGGCCACATCACGGTGAAAGACAAGAACGGCGCCGTGCTCGAGCAGATGAAGCCGGCGAAGTGGTACTTCCGGAAGCACGAGGAAGAGCCCACCTCCGAGGTCGCCATTCGCCGCACGTTCGCCGAAGACCTGTACGTGGTGATGCCGGCCTTCGAAATTGAAGAGCAGACCGCCAGCGTGGAGGTGCACATCAACCCGCTGGTGAACTGGGTGTGGTTCGGCTTCGGCATTCTCGCCATCGGCACCGGCATCGCGCTGCTGCCGGAAACGGCGATGAGCTTCGCCGTCGCGCGGCTGCCGTCGGACGTCGTCACCGCGTCGGTGCTCCTGCTGTGCCTGCTGCTGCCGACCGGGGTGGCGTTCGCCCAGCACGTGGAGACCGGCCAGGATCCGCGGCTGGAGAAGATCACGACCCCCGAGGCGCGCGAGATCGCGCACAAGCTGGCGTGCTGGTGCGGCGGCTGCTCGAAGCTGCCGGTGGGGCAGTGTTCGTGCGGACACTGCGCCGTTGAGCGGGCGAAGATTGACGTCATGCTCAAGGAAGGCAAGAACGAGAGCCAGATCCTGAAGTTCTACGTGGACACATTTGGCGGCAACCAGATCCTGAGCGAGCCACCCAACAGCGGCTCCGGCCGCGTCGTGTGGATGATGCCGATCGTGGTGGGGCTGGGCGGATTCATGACGGCGGCCTATCTCGCCATGCGGTGGTCCTCTCGGCGGACGTCGTTGGCCGGCATGCCCGCCGGGATTGAAGACCCCGAAATGGCGTCGCGGCTGAACGACGAATTGCGCAACCTCGATTAA
- a CDS encoding VCBS repeat-containing protein: protein MAGLFAAVVVASFGFVHLQGQAAPWNLVAHEIGTGLRGGYQVVATDINKDGRVDLLAVATSATAELVWFENPTWTRHVMASGLPSMINADAFDIDKDGIPEVALASGFATAPTRSAGVMTMLTHGADVNAPWTAKEFDRTPTAHRVRWIDALGNGQKLLINAPLAGINGVSPDYRDATSIYAYRTGDLIRTTVTGAEQGVVHGLAVVDWDGKGRQSLLTASFLGIHLHRFANGAWTRTQLTAGDPGAWPKNGSSDVAVLRTNAGRQLAAIEPWHGNQVVIYRGSGDKWDRRTMIDDTLNDGHTLVSGDLDGDGVDEVVAGYRGGGGGVNIYKLGANDAWTKTVLEQKGMAAAGCALAHLNADKRLDLACIGTATANLKWYENLPVK, encoded by the coding sequence GTGGCCGGTTTGTTCGCGGCGGTGGTGGTGGCGTCATTCGGGTTCGTTCATCTGCAAGGCCAGGCGGCGCCCTGGAACCTGGTAGCGCACGAGATTGGGACCGGCCTGCGCGGCGGCTACCAGGTGGTGGCGACCGACATCAACAAGGATGGTCGCGTCGATCTGCTGGCCGTGGCCACGTCCGCGACGGCCGAGCTCGTGTGGTTCGAGAATCCCACCTGGACGCGTCACGTCATGGCCTCGGGCCTGCCGTCGATGATCAACGCCGACGCGTTCGACATCGACAAGGACGGCATTCCTGAAGTCGCGCTGGCCAGCGGCTTCGCGACCGCGCCCACCCGGAGCGCCGGCGTCATGACCATGCTCACGCACGGTGCCGACGTCAACGCGCCCTGGACCGCGAAAGAATTCGACCGCACGCCCACCGCGCACCGCGTCCGCTGGATTGACGCGCTGGGGAACGGGCAGAAGCTGCTGATCAACGCGCCACTGGCGGGCATCAACGGCGTGTCGCCCGACTACCGGGACGCGACGTCGATTTACGCCTACCGGACCGGCGACCTCATTCGCACGACGGTCACCGGCGCCGAGCAGGGCGTCGTGCATGGCCTGGCCGTGGTGGACTGGGACGGTAAAGGCCGCCAGTCGCTGCTGACGGCGAGCTTCCTGGGCATTCACCTGCATCGCTTCGCCAACGGCGCGTGGACGCGCACGCAATTGACGGCCGGCGATCCCGGCGCCTGGCCGAAAAACGGATCGAGCGACGTGGCGGTGTTGCGCACCAACGCCGGGCGTCAACTCGCGGCCATTGAGCCGTGGCACGGCAACCAGGTGGTGATCTACCGCGGCTCCGGTGACAAGTGGGATCGGCGCACGATGATCGACGACACGCTCAATGACGGCCACACGCTGGTGTCTGGCGATCTGGATGGTGACGGCGTTGACGAAGTGGTGGCTGGCTATCGCGGCGGCGGTGGCGGCGTGAACATCTACAAGCTCGGCGCCAACGACGCGTGGACGAAGACGGTGCTGGAGCAGAAGGGGATGGCCGCCGCCGGCTGCGCGCTGGCGCACTTGAACGCCGACAAGCGTCTTGATCTCGCCTGCATCGGCACGGCGACGGCGAATCTGAAGTGGTACGAGAACCTTCCAGTCAAATAG